From a single Endozoicomonas euniceicola genomic region:
- a CDS encoding type VI secretion system tube protein Hcp: MANMFMKMGDNPVKGAATALVKGGSKISKKGWFCIRSMSWHGTRPIPMRTGDAYNCDTGKLMLSEIMFTKEMCGASEVLLSRLYVPGEFGDTVDVIITKPSRTGQGVEVYLHVVVDNARIVDYNISIADGATPFESLALAYSKIGVKHWNELKGGKLEAGGDVTFDLASGQAVSHAIKGGGSAPDEL; this comes from the coding sequence ATGGCCAATATGTTTATGAAGATGGGAGACAACCCGGTTAAAGGAGCTGCAACCGCTTTAGTCAAGGGTGGCAGCAAGATCAGCAAGAAGGGCTGGTTTTGTATCCGCTCAATGAGCTGGCACGGGACCCGCCCGATCCCTATGCGCACTGGCGATGCTTACAACTGCGATACCGGTAAGCTAATGCTGAGTGAAATTATGTTTACCAAAGAGATGTGTGGTGCTTCTGAAGTGCTCCTGTCACGGCTGTATGTCCCCGGTGAATTTGGTGATACCGTCGATGTCATTATCACCAAACCTTCCCGTACAGGCCAGGGTGTTGAAGTTTATCTTCATGTAGTGGTGGATAATGCCCGTATAGTCGATTACAACATTAGCATTGCTGACGGGGCGACGCCCTTTGAGAGTTTGGCGCTGGCTTACAGCAAGATCGGGGTTAAACACTGGAATGAGCTGAAAGGCGGCAAGCTGGAAGCAGGTGGTGATGTTACTTTTGACCTCGCGTCCGGCCAGGCTGTGTCTCATGCC
- a CDS encoding type VI secretion system tube protein Hcp, producing the protein MANMYMKLGDNPVKGAATALVKGGGKISKKGWFAIRSLSWHASRSIPMSIGDGYNRDTGELMLSPIMLTKEMCGASEVLLSRFYVPGEFGDTVDVIITKPSRTGQGAEVYLHVVVDHARIADYNISIADGATPFESLALAYSKIGLKHWNELKGGKLEAGGEVTFDLSSGQAVSHAIKGGGGGGGASIKEL; encoded by the coding sequence ATGGCTAACATGTATATGAAGTTGGGAGACAACCCGGTTAAAGGAGCTGCAACCGCTTTAGTCAAGGGTGGCGGCAAGATCAGCAAGAAGGGCTGGTTTGCTATCCGCTCACTGAGCTGGCACGCGTCCCGGTCGATCCCTATGAGTATCGGCGATGGTTACAACCGGGATACCGGTGAGCTAATGCTGAGTCCAATTATGCTTACCAAAGAGATGTGTGGTGCTTCTGAAGTGCTCCTGTCACGGTTTTATGTCCCCGGTGAATTTGGTGATACCGTCGATGTCATTATCACCAAACCTTCCCGTACAGGCCAGGGTGCTGAAGTTTATCTTCATGTAGTGGTGGATCATGCCCGTATAGCCGATTACAACATTAGCATTGCTGACGGGGCGACGCCCTTTGAGAGTTTGGCGCTGGCCTACAGCAAGATCGGGCTTAAACACTGGAATGAGCTGAAAGGCGGCAAGCTGGAAGCAGGTGGTGAGGTTACTTTTGACCTCTCGTCCGGCCAGGCTGTGTCTCATGCCATCAAAGGCGGCGGCGGTGGCGGCGGCGCTTCCATCAAAGAATTATGA